A single window of Vibrio stylophorae DNA harbors:
- a CDS encoding CTP synthase: protein MTTNYIFVTGGVVSSLGKGIAAASLAAILEARGLNVTMMKLDPYINVDPGTMSPTQHGEVFVTEDGAETDLDLGHYERFIRTKMTKRNNFTAGRVYADVLRKERRGDYLGATIQVIPHITNAIKDRVIAGSQGHDIAIVEVGGTVGDIESLPFMEAIRQLAVELGRERAMFMHLTLVPYLAAAGEVKTKPTQHSVKELLSIGIQPDILICRSDRMIPANERKKIALFCNVQEKAVISMKDVDSIYKIPQLIKSQGLDDLVVSRFGITAKEADLSEWEQVIYEEANPTGEVTIGMVGKYIELPDAYKSVNEALKHAGLKNRLNVHIKYVDSQDVENKGVSVLEGLDAILVPGGFGDRGIEGKIQAAQYARENKIPYLGICLGMQVALIDYARNVVGMTGAHSTEFNKETKYPVVGLITEWVDSEGKVEERTEQSDLGGTMRLGSQLCHLEKGTKARELYGSDTIHERHRHRYEVNNNLRPQIEKAGLKVSGLSADKKLVEVIENPAHPWFVAAQFHPEFTSTPRDGHPLFAGFVKAAGQYQRGELEQ, encoded by the coding sequence ATGACAACGAATTACATTTTTGTGACTGGCGGGGTGGTATCCTCACTAGGTAAAGGTATTGCTGCTGCATCATTGGCAGCGATTTTAGAAGCTCGTGGTCTGAATGTGACCATGATGAAGCTTGACCCTTACATCAACGTTGACCCGGGCACTATGAGCCCAACTCAACACGGTGAAGTGTTCGTCACGGAAGATGGCGCTGAAACTGACCTTGACCTTGGTCACTATGAGCGTTTTATTCGCACTAAAATGACCAAGCGTAACAACTTCACTGCTGGCCGCGTATACGCCGATGTACTTCGCAAAGAACGCCGTGGTGACTACCTTGGTGCAACCATTCAGGTGATCCCTCATATCACCAATGCGATCAAAGATCGCGTGATCGCTGGCTCTCAAGGCCATGATATTGCGATCGTGGAAGTGGGCGGCACTGTAGGTGATATCGAATCTCTACCATTTATGGAAGCGATCCGTCAGCTTGCTGTTGAGCTAGGCCGTGAGCGCGCGATGTTTATGCACCTAACTTTGGTGCCATACCTTGCGGCTGCGGGTGAAGTGAAAACCAAGCCAACGCAACACTCTGTAAAAGAGCTGCTTTCAATTGGTATCCAGCCTGACATTCTTATCTGTCGTAGCGATCGCATGATCCCAGCAAACGAGCGTAAGAAAATTGCACTGTTCTGTAACGTGCAAGAGAAAGCTGTGATCTCGATGAAAGATGTGGATTCAATCTACAAGATTCCACAATTGATCAAATCTCAAGGTTTGGATGATCTTGTGGTGAGCCGCTTTGGTATCACTGCAAAAGAAGCTGACCTATCTGAGTGGGAACAAGTGATTTACGAAGAAGCCAATCCAACGGGCGAAGTGACCATTGGTATGGTGGGTAAATACATCGAACTACCAGATGCATATAAGTCTGTAAACGAAGCATTGAAACATGCGGGCTTGAAAAATCGTTTGAATGTCCATATTAAGTATGTGGATTCACAAGACGTCGAAAACAAAGGCGTGAGCGTATTGGAAGGTTTGGATGCAATCTTAGTTCCTGGTGGCTTTGGCGACCGTGGTATTGAAGGTAAGATTCAAGCAGCGCAATATGCACGTGAAAACAAGATTCCATACCTAGGCATTTGTCTGGGTATGCAGGTGGCATTGATCGACTACGCACGTAATGTTGTGGGTATGACCGGTGCACACTCAACTGAATTTAATAAAGAGACCAAGTACCCAGTGGTCGGTTTGATCACTGAGTGGGTGGATAGCGAAGGTAAAGTGGAAGAGCGCACAGAGCAATCTGATCTGGGTGGTACCATGCGTCTAGGCTCACAACTTTGTCACCTTGAAAAAGGTACCAAAGCACGTGAACTTTATGGCAGCGATACCATTCACGAGCGTCACCGCCATCGTTATGAAGTGAATAACAATCTTCGTCCGCAAATTGAAAAAGCTGGTCTAAAAGTCTCTGGCTTGTCTGCGGACAAGAAGCTGGTGGAAGTGATTGAGAACCCAGCGCATCCTTGGTTTGTGGCTGCGCAGTTCCACCCTGAATTTACCTCGACACCACGTGATGGCCACCCGCTATTCGCTGGTTTCGTTAAAGCAGCTGGTCAGTATCAGCGCGGTGAATTAGAGCAATAA
- the rlmD gene encoding 23S rRNA (uracil(1939)-C(5))-methyltransferase RlmD, whose product MARFFKPTPRKKSVSQQHQTMQVERLDHQGVGIAHWQGKAVFIPGALAGESVLAQIIEDKRRYAQAKLIRILEPSADRVAPACPHYGRCGGCNLQHLPHDAQVAHKQQSLAQLMRQGGDAAAVAAQAQPVEGDCWHYRRSARLSIAPNHQGEYQLGFRARASKEVVVVDDCPVLAAELNALLPQLQALVAKHSQKRALGHIQLALLANGVQLSLRHQGPMKACDQALWLEFAKQHQLNFYFAESSKDYQCLLGHADHYEVAQCQIAVGPNDFMQVNAKVNSQMVAQALDWLALKSSDRVLDLFCGLGNFTLPLAKHVQQVIGVEGVEEMVLRARENAKAQGINNAQFYHADLSADVSKFDWAQQGVDKVLLDPARAGAREVMSQIITLAPTHIVYVSCHSATMARDSEALYAAGYRLVRLGMLDMFPHTGHLESMALFVRET is encoded by the coding sequence TGCACACTGGCAAGGCAAGGCGGTATTTATTCCTGGCGCATTGGCCGGAGAGTCGGTGCTGGCGCAAATTATCGAAGATAAACGTCGCTACGCTCAGGCGAAATTAATTCGCATTCTTGAGCCAAGCGCTGATCGTGTTGCGCCTGCTTGTCCGCACTATGGCCGTTGTGGTGGCTGTAATTTGCAGCACTTACCTCATGATGCGCAGGTCGCGCATAAACAGCAAAGTCTAGCGCAGCTGATGCGTCAAGGTGGCGATGCAGCTGCCGTGGCAGCGCAAGCACAACCCGTTGAAGGTGATTGCTGGCACTACCGTCGCAGCGCGCGTTTGAGTATTGCGCCGAATCATCAAGGTGAATATCAATTAGGTTTTCGTGCCCGCGCCAGTAAAGAAGTGGTGGTGGTGGATGATTGTCCGGTACTGGCTGCTGAGCTCAATGCGTTATTACCGCAGCTTCAAGCTTTGGTTGCAAAGCATAGCCAGAAACGCGCACTGGGTCATATTCAGCTGGCGTTACTGGCCAATGGCGTACAATTAAGCCTTCGTCACCAAGGGCCAATGAAAGCCTGTGACCAAGCGTTGTGGCTCGAATTTGCTAAGCAACACCAACTGAATTTTTATTTTGCTGAAAGCAGTAAAGATTATCAGTGCTTGCTCGGGCATGCTGATCACTATGAGGTAGCGCAATGCCAAATTGCCGTGGGTCCCAATGACTTTATGCAGGTCAATGCCAAGGTGAATAGCCAAATGGTGGCACAAGCCCTTGATTGGCTCGCGCTAAAAAGCAGCGATCGGGTGTTGGATCTGTTCTGTGGCCTCGGCAATTTCACCTTACCGCTGGCCAAGCATGTCCAGCAGGTGATTGGTGTTGAAGGCGTTGAAGAGATGGTGCTGCGCGCACGTGAAAATGCCAAGGCGCAAGGGATCAACAATGCGCAGTTTTATCATGCGGATCTCAGTGCGGATGTGTCGAAGTTTGATTGGGCGCAGCAAGGCGTCGATAAAGTGCTGCTTGACCCAGCACGCGCAGGTGCGCGTGAAGTCATGAGTCAAATCATTACTTTAGCGCCTACTCATATTGTTTATGTGTCTTGTCATTCAGCGACGATGGCACGGGATAGTGAAGCACTTTATGCCGCTGGCTATCGACTGGTAAGGCTTGGCATGTTGGATATGTTTCCGCATACTGGCCACTTAGAATCAATGGCGCTTTTTGTTCGCGAAACTTAA
- the mazG gene encoding nucleoside triphosphate pyrophosphohydrolase → MSEQQHLERLLSIMAQLRDPQSGCPWDCAQDFVSIAPYTLEETYEVLDAIDKQDWPALKDELGDLLFQVIFYAQMGKEQGHFEMADILTNLAEKLTRRHPHVFANTALSPSSAEAVSPIWEAEKAKERAAKGQVHLLDDIPRQFPALMQAEKIQKRCAKVGFDWDQLPPVVDKVREEIDEVMAEVEAAQVNPHKVQEEVGDLLFAVVNLARHVGVKPEMALRQANDKFMRRFRGVEDFARAEKKELSQCDLATLEAYWQKVKQTE, encoded by the coding sequence ATGAGTGAGCAGCAACACCTAGAGCGCCTTTTGTCCATCATGGCGCAGCTGCGCGATCCGCAATCGGGGTGTCCTTGGGATTGCGCGCAAGATTTTGTATCCATTGCGCCCTATACCCTCGAAGAAACCTACGAGGTGCTAGATGCCATCGATAAACAGGATTGGCCTGCGCTCAAAGATGAGTTGGGGGATTTGCTATTTCAGGTGATCTTTTATGCGCAGATGGGCAAAGAACAAGGTCACTTTGAGATGGCGGATATTCTGACCAATTTGGCAGAGAAGCTCACGCGTCGTCATCCCCATGTCTTTGCTAATACTGCATTGTCACCAAGCTCCGCTGAGGCGGTGTCGCCGATTTGGGAAGCTGAAAAAGCGAAAGAGCGCGCAGCCAAAGGGCAAGTGCATCTATTAGATGATATTCCGCGTCAGTTTCCTGCCTTGATGCAAGCGGAAAAGATTCAAAAACGCTGTGCCAAAGTGGGCTTTGATTGGGACCAACTGCCGCCTGTCGTGGATAAGGTTCGCGAAGAGATTGATGAGGTGATGGCCGAGGTTGAAGCGGCGCAAGTCAATCCACACAAGGTGCAAGAAGAGGTGGGTGATCTCCTTTTTGCAGTGGTTAATTTAGCCCGTCATGTGGGTGTGAAGCCTGAAATGGCACTGCGCCAAGCCAATGATAAATTCATGCGACGTTTTCGCGGTGTTGAGGATTTTGCTCGCGCGGAAAAAAAAGAACTGAGCCAGTGTGATTTGGCTACCCTTGAAGCGTACTGGCAAAAAGTCAAACAGACTGAGTGA
- the relA gene encoding GTP diphosphokinase, with the protein MVAVRGAHLTDAQPLDGQTWVNLLALDDAIAKRLVQAYPQCQQAVSGHEQAELLLWRGREMVEILNTLSMDGDTLLAALLFPLVEAGVLDRETVLEEHGSSIAKMIDGVQMMAAIRQLNATTEGSASSSQVDHVRHMLLSMVEDFRCVIIKLAERICYLREVKSHDEQERLLVARECANIYAPLANRLGIGQLKWEIEDYAFRYQHPNTYKTIAKQLAERRIDREQYIEHFVADLDEAMKEGGIRAEVYGRPKHIYSIWRKMQKKSLAFDELFDVRAVRIIAERLQDCYAALGVVHTKYRHLPSEFDDYVANPKPNGYQSIHTVVLGPNGKTVEIQIRTQQMHDDAELGVAAHWKYKEGSSGRSAYDQKIAWLRKLLAWQEEMQDAGEVLDELRSQVFDDRVYAFTPKGDVVDLPSEATPLDFAYHIHSEVGHRCIGAKVGGRIVPFTYLLSMGDQVEIITQKEPNPSRDWLNPNLGFVKSSRARAKIHAWFRKQDRDKNIAAGKEILETELEKLHLSIKDAEKHSTKRFNVNSLEELCAGVGSGDIRIHQLTNHLNTLLNSPTAEEEDQQLLEKLSDTDNKPRKKVRQDAIVVQGVDNLMSHLARCCQPIPGDEIVGYVTQGRGISVHRADCEQLEELRHHAPERMIETVWGDEFKGSYLLTLRVTANERTGLLKDITTVLANEKIKVAGMKSRTDYKQHLTVMDFELELAHVETMQRVALRIEGINDVLEASRLY; encoded by the coding sequence ATGGTTGCAGTTCGCGGTGCGCATTTGACCGATGCGCAGCCCCTTGATGGGCAGACTTGGGTGAATTTATTGGCATTGGATGATGCGATAGCCAAGCGATTAGTACAGGCTTATCCTCAATGTCAGCAAGCCGTATCCGGCCATGAGCAGGCCGAGCTGCTGCTGTGGCGCGGCCGCGAGATGGTGGAGATCCTCAATACCTTGAGTATGGATGGTGACACTTTGCTTGCCGCCTTGCTCTTTCCTTTGGTTGAAGCCGGCGTCCTTGACCGTGAAACTGTCCTTGAAGAGCACGGTAGTAGCATTGCTAAGATGATCGATGGTGTGCAGATGATGGCCGCCATTCGTCAGCTCAACGCCACCACGGAAGGCTCAGCGTCGTCGAGCCAAGTGGACCACGTGCGTCACATGTTACTATCCATGGTGGAAGATTTCCGCTGCGTGATCATCAAGCTTGCTGAACGTATCTGTTATTTGCGTGAAGTGAAAAGCCATGATGAGCAAGAGCGTCTGTTGGTCGCGCGCGAGTGTGCCAACATCTATGCGCCACTAGCAAACCGTTTGGGCATTGGTCAGCTTAAATGGGAAATTGAAGATTACGCCTTTCGCTATCAGCACCCCAATACCTATAAAACCATCGCTAAGCAGTTGGCTGAGCGCCGTATTGACCGCGAACAATACATTGAGCATTTCGTTGCCGACCTTGATGAGGCGATGAAAGAGGGCGGGATCCGTGCTGAAGTGTATGGTCGCCCTAAACATATCTACAGCATTTGGCGCAAAATGCAGAAAAAGAGCTTGGCCTTTGATGAGCTCTTTGACGTGCGCGCCGTGCGTATTATTGCTGAGCGTCTGCAAGATTGTTACGCCGCGCTGGGCGTGGTGCATACCAAATATCGTCATCTTCCTAGTGAGTTTGATGACTATGTCGCCAACCCTAAACCCAACGGCTATCAGTCAATTCATACCGTAGTTCTTGGCCCTAACGGTAAAACGGTTGAGATTCAGATTCGCACCCAGCAGATGCATGATGATGCTGAGCTAGGCGTCGCTGCGCACTGGAAATACAAAGAGGGCAGCAGTGGTCGCTCTGCCTATGATCAGAAAATTGCATGGCTTCGCAAATTGCTGGCATGGCAAGAAGAGATGCAAGATGCTGGTGAAGTGCTGGATGAGCTTCGCAGCCAAGTCTTTGATGATCGCGTTTATGCCTTTACGCCCAAAGGCGATGTGGTTGACCTACCGAGTGAAGCCACACCGCTCGATTTTGCTTACCATATTCACTCGGAAGTGGGGCATCGCTGTATTGGTGCCAAGGTCGGCGGCCGTATAGTACCCTTTACCTATTTGCTCAGCATGGGCGATCAGGTCGAAATTATTACTCAAAAAGAGCCCAATCCATCACGTGATTGGCTCAATCCAAACTTAGGTTTTGTCAAATCAAGCCGTGCACGCGCTAAGATCCACGCGTGGTTCCGCAAACAAGATCGCGATAAAAACATCGCAGCAGGGAAAGAGATCCTTGAAACAGAGCTCGAGAAACTGCACTTATCGATCAAGGATGCGGAGAAACACTCCACCAAGCGTTTTAATGTCAACTCGCTTGAGGAGCTGTGCGCTGGTGTGGGCAGTGGTGATATTCGTATTCATCAGCTCACCAATCATCTCAATACCTTGCTCAATAGCCCAACGGCGGAAGAGGAAGATCAGCAGCTTTTAGAAAAGCTCAGTGACACTGACAACAAGCCACGTAAAAAAGTGCGCCAAGATGCCATCGTGGTACAAGGCGTGGATAACCTGATGTCGCACTTGGCTCGTTGCTGCCAGCCGATTCCGGGGGATGAAATTGTCGGTTATGTGACCCAAGGTCGCGGTATTTCAGTGCACCGCGCTGATTGTGAACAGCTTGAAGAGCTGCGCCACCATGCGCCTGAACGCATGATTGAAACCGTCTGGGGCGATGAGTTTAAAGGCAGCTATCTTCTGACCTTACGCGTCACTGCCAATGAGCGTACTGGTCTTTTGAAAGATATCACCACGGTTCTCGCCAATGAAAAAATCAAAGTGGCGGGTATGAAAAGCCGTACCGATTACAAGCAGCATCTCACCGTGATGGATTTTGAGCTCGAGCTTGCCCATGTGGAAACCATGCAGCGCGTTGCATTGCGCATCGAAGGCATTAATGACGTGCTCGAAGCCAGCCGTTTGTACTAA